In Rhineura floridana isolate rRhiFlo1 chromosome 1, rRhiFlo1.hap2, whole genome shotgun sequence, the following proteins share a genomic window:
- the NKX2-4 gene encoding homeobox protein Nkx-2.4 isoform X2 — MSLSPKHTTPFSVSDILSPMEETYKKFAAMESSLGAPLGVGAAAYRQPPSSALQPQQQHPMAGHNAAAYHPMAHAGVSQFAHGPVAGYCNGGLGNVGDLAPYPDSVRSSAAASGWYGANADPRYPTISRLMGPSGGMNMAGMGALSGIAEAAKSMAPGLHAAPRRKRRVLFSQAQVYELERRFKQQKYLSAPEREHLASLIHLTPTQVKIWFQNHRYKMKRQAKDKAAQQLQPQQPEGPSLCQPPPLPQPQAASPRRVAVPVLVKDGKPCPHSAAAAGQPASQAPAASASGAGGNSAQHQHPQQQQVTTLSQAPDLEEMSPSPPSLHNQVGALAQMDAAAVDYNGGMVNASLLYGRTW, encoded by the exons ATGTCGCTCAGCCCCAAGCACACGACGCCCTTCTCCGTCTCCGACATCCTCAGCCCCATGGAGGAGACCTACAAGAAGTTCGCCGCCATGGAGAGCAGCCTGGGCGCCCCTTTGGGCGTGGGCGCCGCCGCCTACCGGCAGCCCCCGAGCTCAGCCCTCCAACCTCAGCAGCAGCACCCCATGGCTGGCCACAACGCGGCCGCCTACCACCCCATGGCGCACGCGGGGGTCTCGCAGTTTGCCCATGGCCCTGTGGCGGGCTACTGCAACGGCGGACTGGGCAACGTGGGCGACCTGGCGCCTTATCCGGACAGCGTGCGTAGTAGCGCAGCCGCCTCCGGCTGGTACGGAGCCAACGCGGATCCTCGTTACCCCACGA TTTCCAGGCTGATGGGCCCGTCGGGGGGCATGAACATGGCCGGCATGGGGGCTCTGTCGGGCATCGCGGAGGCGGCCAAGTCCATGGCCCCCGGGCTTCACGCCGCACCgcggaggaagaggagggtgCTGTTCTCGCAAGCGCAGGTCTACGAGCTGGAGAGGCGCTTCAAGCAGCAGAAGTACTTGTCGGCCCCCGAGAGGGAGCACCTGGCCAGCCTCATCCACCTCACGCCCACCCAGGTCAAGATCTGGTTCCAGAACCACCGCTACAAGATGAAGCGACAAGCCAAGGACAAGGCCGCGCAGCAGCTCCAACCGCAGCAGCCCGAAGGCCCCAGCCTGTGCCAGCCGCCGCCGCTGCCACAGCCCCAAGCGGCGTCTCCGAGGCGCGTAGCCGTGCCCGTCTTGGTCAAGGACGGCAAGCCCTGCCCGCacagcgccgccgccgccggccAGCCCGCCAGCCAAGCCCCCGCCGCCAGTGCCAGCGGGGCGGGGGGCAACTCTGCTCAGCACCAGCACCCTCAGCAGCAGCAAGTGACCACCCTGAGCCAGGCGCCGGATCTGGAGGAGATGTCCCCGAGTCCGCCTTCTCTGCACAACCAAGTGGGCGCCCTGGCGCAGATGGACGCGGCCGCCGTCGATTATAACGGCGGCATGGTCAACGCCAGCTTGCTCTATGGCCGGACATGGTAG
- the NKX2-4 gene encoding homeobox protein Nkx-2.4 isoform X1 — protein MSLSPKHTTPFSVSDILSPMEETYKKFAAMESSLGAPLGVGAAAYRQPPSSALQPQQQHPMAGHNAAAYHPMAHAGVSQFAHGPVAGYCNGGLGNVGDLAPYPDSVRSSAAASGWYGANADPRYPTISRLMGPSGGMNMAGMGALSGIAEAAKSMAPGLHAAPRRKRRVLFSQAQVYELERRFKQQKYLSAPEREHLASLIHLTPTQVKIWFQNHRYKMKRQAKDKAAQQLQPQQPEGPSLCQPPPLPQPQAASPRRVAVPVLVKDGKPCPHSAAAAGQPASQAPAATPAPDLEEMSPSPPSLHNQVGALAQMDAAAVDYNGGMVNASLLYGRTW, from the exons ATGTCGCTCAGCCCCAAGCACACGACGCCCTTCTCCGTCTCCGACATCCTCAGCCCCATGGAGGAGACCTACAAGAAGTTCGCCGCCATGGAGAGCAGCCTGGGCGCCCCTTTGGGCGTGGGCGCCGCCGCCTACCGGCAGCCCCCGAGCTCAGCCCTCCAACCTCAGCAGCAGCACCCCATGGCTGGCCACAACGCGGCCGCCTACCACCCCATGGCGCACGCGGGGGTCTCGCAGTTTGCCCATGGCCCTGTGGCGGGCTACTGCAACGGCGGACTGGGCAACGTGGGCGACCTGGCGCCTTATCCGGACAGCGTGCGTAGTAGCGCAGCCGCCTCCGGCTGGTACGGAGCCAACGCGGATCCTCGTTACCCCACGA TTTCCAGGCTGATGGGCCCGTCGGGGGGCATGAACATGGCCGGCATGGGGGCTCTGTCGGGCATCGCGGAGGCGGCCAAGTCCATGGCCCCCGGGCTTCACGCCGCACCgcggaggaagaggagggtgCTGTTCTCGCAAGCGCAGGTCTACGAGCTGGAGAGGCGCTTCAAGCAGCAGAAGTACTTGTCGGCCCCCGAGAGGGAGCACCTGGCCAGCCTCATCCACCTCACGCCCACCCAGGTCAAGATCTGGTTCCAGAACCACCGCTACAAGATGAAGCGACAAGCCAAGGACAAGGCCGCGCAGCAGCTCCAACCGCAGCAGCCCGAAGGCCCCAGCCTGTGCCAGCCGCCGCCGCTGCCACAGCCCCAAGCGGCGTCTCCGAGGCGCGTAGCCGTGCCCGTCTTGGTCAAGGACGGCAAGCCCTGCCCGCacagcgccgccgccgccggccAGCCCGCCAGCCAAGCCCCCGCCGCCA CACCA GCGCCGGATCTGGAGGAGATGTCCCCGAGTCCGCCTTCTCTGCACAACCAAGTGGGCGCCCTGGCGCAGATGGACGCGGCCGCCGTCGATTATAACGGCGGCATGGTCAACGCCAGCTTGCTCTATGGCCGGACATGGTAG